The Haloferax volcanii DS2 genome contains a region encoding:
- a CDS encoding Cdc6/Cdc18 family protein → MKLFNTDTETQVFRNRDSLQDDYVPDELAGDTRDDEMQQLATALQPIITGDQPDNVLVRGPNGSGKTAAVRVVLNILDYEIESIEGVNFSYVIVNGSQHNTGYQLTRDLANKLHPDTDFRQGHSYSALLNAVAEGIKDLDGAVVVAIDELSDIDDVDKLLYLLTRSSSNDALAGKQMGVVATTTDASFKNELSPHVKSTIGKRTVKFDAYTSNQLREVLNHRVEKAFAEGSVDESAISLCAALATQQGGDARFALDLLKYGGDIANRGDGRVTETEINQANDMWAREHVDSIVSDFSLKERQVLCAYMELREVADVTSPRTAQIVRRYQTLAGRSKSAEVVSDRTVARYLQSLVDEGLLRSTLHQDKEGTWREYEPAFDSIHYLDALRSDVDRDKIAPHEDLVSMIKQ, encoded by the coding sequence ATGAAGCTTTTCAATACTGACACAGAGACACAGGTATTCCGCAACCGCGACTCGTTACAGGATGATTATGTTCCTGACGAGTTAGCGGGAGATACCCGAGACGACGAGATGCAACAGCTGGCAACTGCCTTACAACCAATCATCACCGGAGATCAGCCGGACAACGTACTCGTCCGTGGCCCGAACGGGTCTGGAAAGACCGCTGCTGTTCGAGTCGTGCTCAATATCTTGGACTATGAAATTGAGTCAATTGAGGGCGTGAACTTCTCCTACGTCATCGTCAACGGGTCCCAGCACAATACGGGGTATCAGCTCACCCGCGACCTCGCAAATAAACTTCACCCTGATACCGACTTCCGACAGGGGCACTCATACTCCGCTCTGTTGAACGCAGTCGCTGAGGGTATCAAGGACCTCGACGGAGCAGTCGTTGTCGCTATCGACGAACTGAGCGACATTGACGATGTTGACAAGCTGCTCTACCTCCTGACTCGCTCGTCTTCGAATGATGCTTTGGCAGGGAAGCAGATGGGTGTCGTTGCGACGACGACCGATGCATCGTTTAAGAACGAACTGTCCCCGCACGTGAAGTCAACCATCGGAAAGCGGACGGTGAAGTTCGACGCTTACACCTCGAACCAACTGCGTGAGGTGCTGAACCATCGTGTTGAAAAAGCGTTTGCTGAGGGGTCCGTCGACGAATCGGCAATCAGTCTGTGCGCGGCACTTGCTACCCAACAAGGAGGTGACGCGCGGTTTGCGCTCGACCTGCTCAAATACGGTGGGGACATAGCAAACCGGGGTGATGGGAGGGTGACAGAGACGGAGATCAACCAAGCAAATGATATGTGGGCGAGAGAGCACGTTGATAGCATCGTCTCTGATTTCTCTCTTAAAGAGAGACAAGTCCTGTGCGCGTATATGGAACTCCGCGAAGTCGCTGACGTCACCTCCCCACGGACTGCCCAGATTGTTCGACGATACCAGACGCTCGCAGGTCGTTCGAAATCGGCAGAAGTGGTAAGTGACCGAACAGTTGCTCGATACCTTCAGTCACTCGTTGACGAGGGTCTACTTCGCAGTACCCTTCATCAAGACAAAGAAGGGACGTGGAGAGAATATGAGCCGGCTTTTGATTCAATTCACTACTTAGACGCGCTTCGGTCTGACGTGGACCGGGATAAAATCGCACCGCATGAGGATTTGGTGTCTATGATTAAACAGTAA
- a CDS encoding ISH3 family transposase, with amino-acid sequence MSKQPQQADDEIHEDQLLNFLVNSLDEEVALSLAENAELDAEDIYEVLVGACADGTSVSTLCERSEDAPHENSVLYHLRTKFDLETLEQVGNMLLQKDVLDVLPQQVEVCADLHLRPYYGDEDDTDGLYHSQAKRGTTAFHAYATLYARVKNKRYTLAVRRLEDGDTASSVLAEFLGILDGLDLGVKAVYLDREFYDSKCLTLLQAHNHAYVMPIVRWGRTIKRELSEGWSRVIQHSLTARLDGHSWTVEFPVYIDCTYQNGRYDEHGVARHGYAADAPFIDSPRDARYHYAKRFGIEASYRLSEQSIATTSTQNPVVRLLYVVVSLLLQNVWRYLHWEYVATPRRGGRRLWQWPFKEFINMIRRAAWTALATRRAVPANRPPDDRFHR; translated from the coding sequence GTGTCCAAGCAACCACAGCAAGCAGACGATGAAATCCACGAGGACCAGCTCCTTAACTTCCTCGTCAACTCTCTTGACGAGGAAGTTGCTCTCTCACTCGCTGAAAACGCTGAACTCGATGCTGAAGACATCTACGAGGTCCTCGTCGGCGCCTGCGCCGACGGGACCTCGGTCTCAACGCTCTGTGAGAGAAGCGAAGATGCACCCCACGAAAACTCCGTTCTCTACCATCTCCGCACTAAATTCGATCTAGAAACGCTCGAACAGGTTGGCAACATGCTCCTCCAGAAAGACGTTCTCGACGTCCTTCCCCAGCAGGTGGAGGTCTGCGCAGACCTCCACCTGCGGCCCTACTATGGTGACGAAGACGACACGGACGGCCTGTATCACTCACAAGCGAAGCGTGGAACCACCGCGTTCCACGCGTACGCGACGCTGTACGCACGCGTGAAGAACAAACGCTACACGCTGGCGGTGCGCCGTCTCGAAGACGGCGACACCGCCAGCAGTGTCCTCGCAGAGTTCCTCGGTATTCTCGACGGCCTTGACCTCGGTGTCAAGGCCGTCTATCTTGACCGCGAATTCTACGACAGCAAGTGTTTGACGCTGCTTCAGGCGCACAACCACGCGTACGTCATGCCGATCGTCCGCTGGGGACGGACGATCAAGCGAGAACTCTCGGAAGGGTGGAGTCGCGTGATTCAGCACAGTCTGACGGCGAGACTCGACGGTCACAGCTGGACCGTCGAGTTTCCCGTCTACATCGACTGTACCTACCAGAACGGACGGTACGACGAACATGGCGTGGCGCGTCACGGCTACGCCGCTGACGCGCCGTTCATCGACTCACCACGAGACGCTCGATACCACTACGCGAAACGCTTCGGTATCGAGGCAAGCTATCGACTCTCTGAACAAAGTATCGCGACGACCTCGACACAAAATCCGGTTGTACGGCTGCTGTACGTCGTGGTGAGCTTGCTGTTACAGAACGTGTGGCGGTATCTGCACTGGGAGTACGTGGCGACGCCCCGCCGAGGCGGGCGTCGCCTCTGGCAGTGGCCATTCAAGGAGTTCATCAACATGATCCGACGGGCAGCGTGGACGGCCCTCGCGACGCGTCGGGCCGTCCCCGCGAACCGGCCACCGGACGACCGGTTCCACCGGTAA
- a CDS encoding type II toxin-antitoxin system HicA family toxin, producing MVRRTFSGREVTKALTKYGYVPKSRHGSHVRLRYEHPETGEVRNVDVPQHDELKIGTLRSIADQCGAKDFHSWCEWIEQTL from the coding sequence ATGGTACGGAGGACGTTCTCTGGCCGCGAGGTCACCAAAGCACTCACGAAGTACGGATACGTCCCGAAATCCCGCCATGGAAGCCACGTTCGGCTCCGATACGAGCATCCTGAGACGGGAGAAGTCCGAAACGTCGACGTGCCGCAGCACGACGAACTCAAGATTGGGACTCTCAGGTCTATCGCCGACCAATGCGGCGCGAAGGACTTCCACTCGTGGTGCGAGTGGATCGAACAGACGCTGTAA
- a CDS encoding type II toxin-antitoxin system HicB family antitoxin, translating into MASATRNGDDDFEGVEFIREDDGSITARDTETGLARGGDTRAEALSQLAEVLVLHEGGGEPITDDDLEELGLDPDEFENRELPDFMQ; encoded by the coding sequence ATGGCAAGTGCGACTCGCAACGGTGACGACGACTTTGAGGGGGTCGAGTTCATCCGCGAAGACGACGGGAGTATCACCGCCCGCGATACCGAGACTGGTCTCGCACGTGGTGGCGACACCCGAGCAGAAGCACTTTCGCAGCTTGCGGAGGTTCTCGTTCTCCACGAGGGTGGTGGTGAGCCCATCACCGACGATGACCTCGAAGAACTCGGCCTCGACCCCGACGAGTTCGAGAACCGCGAACTGCCCGACTTTATGCAGTAG